In the genome of Amia ocellicauda isolate fAmiCal2 chromosome 3, fAmiCal2.hap1, whole genome shotgun sequence, one region contains:
- the LOC136742831 gene encoding uncharacterized protein LOC136742831, producing the protein MELTPIYTGDLTEPASGYSRIPSEDGNRGAPGRIAEGPSFSVQRALFLVILLCCLLVATSAILGNLYSKTALEKGESLRIQTQLRSDKQNLSSLNAELKTQNKNLSGSNSQLGLKNKNLTYHIEQLLSENKNLSMQNTMLAMQNANLSALHQQLQAENKHLTISNAYLQGHNGNLTVSNELLKDENGKLSYVNSRLQSQIVNLTDVQSILLSDNRNLSESITKLQRDHQRLADEEAENKRLKDSQVALKEQVSDLDAKYATLKNEEQDLKISNLELTAKHSALQQHCHHKHISSHDHNVHTHHDIPLDLTGEAFNFPEGSDSDYVSITLETKQAINAATVCLRYNSNINSGISLFSISSPQEANAFVLHKVGPGKYSVTVSQVDTEFEMGDTKQASGWTHICVSWKSSSGMLQLWVDGRGSEVPKESVQEEANLHIDAFLLGKDAQNRRTGRHKSFVGQITEVQMWDYVLTHCEFSALNSGLDFTLGNIINWKALRFTKHASVTLGNVQDTCEKRVL; encoded by the exons ATGGAGCTGACACCCATTTATACTGGAGATCTAACAGAACCAGCAAGTGGATACTCAAGGATTCCTTCTGAAGATGGCAATCGAGGTG CTCCAGGGAGGATTGCAGAGGGTCCATCATTTTCAGTGCAGCGGGCCTTGTTCCTTGTGATTCTTCTGTGCTGCCTGCTAGTAGCTACCAGTGCAATCCTGGGTAACTTGT ACTCAAAAACAGCCCTAGAGAAAGGTGAGTCTCTGAGAATACAGACGCAGCTCCGGAGTGACAAGCAGAACCTGTCCAGCTTGAATGCAGAACTCAAGACTCAGAACAAGAATCTCTCGGGCTCCAATTCCCAGCTGGGGCTGAAAAACAAGAACCTGACCTACCATATCGAACAGCTGCTTAGCGAGAATAAGAACCTTTCCATGCAGAATACAATGCTGGCGATGCAGAATGCAAATCTATCTGCTCTTCATCAACAGCTACAGGCTGAGAACAAGCACCTGACCATCTCCAATGCCTATTTGCAGGGCCATAATGGAAACCTCACCGTTTCCAATGAACTGTTAAAGGATGAAAATGGCAAACTGTCTTATGTTAATAGCAGGTTGCAGAGTCAGATCGTGAACTTGACGGACGTTCAATCTATCCTGCTGAGTGACAACAGAAACCTATCTGAGTCCATCACCAAGCTGCAGAGGGACCACCAGAGGCTTGCCGATGAGGAGGCAGAAAACAAGAGATTGAAGGACAGTCAGGTAGCGCTAAAAGAGCAGGTGTCCGACTTGGATGCCAAATACGCAACACTCAAGAATGAGGAGCAGGACTTGAAAATCAGTAATTTGGAGCTCACTGCCAAACACTCGGCATTACAGCAGCATTGTCACCACAAACACATCTCTAGTCATG ATCATAATGTCCATACTCATCATGACATTCCACTGG ACCTGACAGGAGAGGCTTTCAATTTCCCAGAGGGCTCCGACAGTGACTACGTGAGCATAACTCTGGAGACAAaacaggccatcaacgcagccACTGTCTGCCTGAGATACAACTCTAACATCAATTCTGGCATATCTCTGTTTTCCATTTCCTCCCCCCAGGAAGCCAATGCATTTGTCCTCCACAAGGTTGGGCCTGGCAAATACTCTGTGACGGTGAGCCAAGTCGATACAGAGTTTGAAATGGGCGATACTAAACAGGCATCAGGCTGGACTCATATATGCGTGTCCTGGAAGTCAAGTAGCGGAATGCTTCAGCTGTGGGTCGATGGGAGAGGCAGTGAGGTGCCAAAGGAGAGTGTGCAGGAGGAGGCCAATTTGCACATAGATGCCTTTCTCCTTGGTAAAGATGCCCAGAACAGGAGGACAGGTAGACATAAGTCTTTTGTGGGCCAAATAACAGAGGTGCAAATGTGGGATTACGTACTCACCCACTGTGAGTTCAGTGCCCTCAACTCCGGATTAGATTTTACACTGGGCAACATTATAAACTGGAAAGCTCTCCGTTTCACAAAGCACGCCAGTGTGACATTAGGGAATGTGCAAGACACCTGTGAAAAGAGAGTTTTGTGA